A portion of the Acanthopagrus latus isolate v.2019 chromosome 21, fAcaLat1.1, whole genome shotgun sequence genome contains these proteins:
- the LOC119011155 gene encoding zinc finger E-box-binding homeobox 1-like isoform X2: MADGPRCKRRKQANPKRSSVTNFNNGLEASSDSDDEDKLHIVEEDSLQEPEAANAEGTMAKDSHDAATTVLPHNGSMNGVKEECVSEEEEEEEEVKDTLVEEILQQGDTAIIYPEAPEDEQSPAETGGADENGTPDSFSQLHTCPYCSRGYKRNASLKEHIKYRHETSEDNYSCSHCSYTFTYRSQLERHMSHHRGSRDQRHVSQSTGGLGGTGGTRKFKCTECSKAFKYKHHLKEHLRIHSGEKPYECSNCKKRFSHSGSYSSHISSKKCVGAAPPNGIPRIKSPPPTTQTSPVVIAPARGILKEKTESKPLQEQLPVTQIKSEPVEYECKTMAAAPATSAGTNGVVNGGTAQPAVVPAATLPQGVAMVVPTVGLMSPISINLNDLQNVLKVAMDGNVLRQVLGTANGVVAQGKQGIVVQQPQQQIISLPAFVDHDGTTKIIINYSISPAAATTATTQPASLVAKNNPPPTVTTAAAPTPSKTDKSPTPEVTDLSIVKTEPESVPIMETEAGTQPEMKTDKTDTHTAPMPKVSSISTCLLCDDCPDNLEALHLLQHRKAANGEAVDSAALDPSFAALLSEAGVTLEEPPVDDLVSLLKTYFTSNANPSEKELSKISESVSIPVDVIRKWFAKMNSGKNVGHNKTIAVSKKTVTTNPASEDASNLNGETEEDSGHETSNKASSESGSASPSDSSPLSLNTGDLVIIKREPEDPEDPEDPDSQAEPLDLSLPKQIAAALETKTATPSTKQQEQPLNLTCLRKEQLGGRTIYVTTPQTGRAVNIVTAAQLPTLVAIAGQSTVNCLGTINTATKRTILIPQLTYTYATQAGNAAGAKTVVLNGHKKKPDSSSESVSTVEEQNDSDAASLMKKRRLENGVYPCDLCSKVFQKGSSLLRHKYEHTGKRPHECNICKKAFKHKHHLIEHSRLHSGEKPYQCDKCGKRFSHSGSYSQHMNHRYSYCKKDGPNPGPGSGSGPRRAQSELSSPSAGPQSDSRTTTPPSQLDSDERESEEDDDDEAICMDDIRVVQVDDGECEIYEGNFDDTDDEDGEDMVEEEMTQEEEADKEKEDGEFACDVMEIELGDDHIVDEEMEEKEEEASADTEEMADCEADTDKSNREESESAEPTEEDSAEPTEEDSAEPTEEDSAEPTEEDSAEPKGEDSAEPTEEDSAEPTEEDSAEPKGEDSAEPLEEDSAEPKGEDSAEPLEEDSAEPKGEDSTKPTEEDSAEPTEEDSAEPLEEDSAEPKGEDSAEPLEEDSAEPKGEDSTKPTEEDSAEPTEEDSAEPTEEDSAEPKGEDSAEPTEEDSAEPKGEDNVEPTEEDSAEPTEEVVTNAK; the protein is encoded by the exons tgacAAACTTCAACAATGGCTTGGAGGCCAGTTCAGACTCGGATGACGAGGACAAGCTACACATTGTGGAGGAGGACAGCCTGCAGGAGCCCGAGGCCGCCAACGCAGAGGGGACTATGGCGAAGGACAGCCATGATGCCGCCACGACAGTATTACCCCACAATGGCTCCATGAATGGAG tgaaagaagagtgtgtgtcagaagaggaggaagaggaggaggaggtgaaggatACACTGGTGGAGGAGATTCTCCAGCAGGGAGACACAGCCATCATCTATCCTGAAGCTCCTGAGGATGAGCAAAGTCCAGCAGAGACAGGAGGCGCTGACGAAAACG GCACACCAGATTCCTTCTCCCAGCTGCACACTTGCCCCTACTGCTCCCGGGGATACAAGCGAAACGCCTCGCTGAAGGAGCACATCAAGTATCGGCACGAGACCAGCGAGGACAACTACAGTTGCTCGCACTGCAGCTACACCTTCACCTACCGCTCGCAGCTTGAGAGGCACATGAGCCACCACAGGGGCTCCAGGGACCAG CGTCACGTTTCCCAGTCGACAGGAGGATTAGGAGGAACAGGTGGAACCCGCAAGTTCAAGTGTACCGAATGTTCCAAGGCCTTCAAATACAAGCACCACCTGAAGGAACACCTGCGCATTCACAGCG GTGAGAAACCGTACGAATGCTCAAACTGCAAGAAGCGATTCTCCCACTCAGGTTCCTACAGCTCCCACATCAGCAGTAAGAAGTGTGTGGGTGCAGCACCCCCTAACGGCATCCCTCGAATCAaatcccccccacccaccacgCAGACCTCACCGGTCGTAATTGCTCCGGCCCGTGGGATTCTTAAAGAGAAAACTGAAAGCAAACCCCTCCAGGAGCAGCTCCCCGTCACCCAGATCAAATCAGAACCTGTGGAATACGAGTGCAAGACGATGGCGGCAGCACCAGCAACTTCAGCCGGTACCAATGGAGTGGTGAACGGAGGGACAGCGCAGCCAGCTGTGGTTCCTGCTGCAACCCTGCCTCAGGGCGTGGCTATGGTCGTACCGACAGTCGGACTCATGTCACCTATAAGCATCAATCTGAATGACTTGCAAAATGTGCTCAAAGTGGCGATGGACGGAAACGTGCTCAGGCAGGTGCTAGGTACGGCTAACGGGGTGGTGGCGCAGGGGAAGCAGGGAATCGTAGTCCAGCAGCCCCAGCAGCAGATCATCAGCCTGCCGGCTTTTGTGGATCACGACGGTACCACAAAGATCATCATCAACTACAGCATCAGCCCTGCAGCCGCCACCACTGCCACTACCCAGCCTGCATCGCTTGTTGCCAAAAACAACCCCCCTCCCACTGTCACCACTGCTGCAGCCCCCACCCCctccaaaacagacaaatcccCAACCCCAGAGGTGACAGACCTCTCCATCGTAAAGACAGAGCCAGAGTCAGTGCCCATCATGGAGACGGAGGCGGGCACACAGCCAGAAATGAAAACTGATaagacagacactcacacagctCCAATGCCAAAAGTCAGCAGCATTAGTACATGTTTACTATGCGACGACTGTCCCGACAACCTGGAGGCGCTACACCTCCTCCAGCACCGCAAAGCAGCCAACGGGGAGGCTGTCGACTCTGCAGCTTTGGACCCCTCGTTCGCCGCTCTGCTGAGCGAAGCGGGCGTGACGCTGGAGGAGCCGCCAGTGGACGACCTCGTCTCGCTCCTCAAGACCTACTTCACCTCCAATGCCAACCCCAGCGAAAAGGAGCTGTCCAAGATATCTGAGTCTGTCAGTATTCCCGTGGATGTGATCAGAAAATGGTTCGCCAAGATGAACTCTGGGAAAAACGTGGGCCACAATAAAACTATAGCGGTTTCCAAAAAGACTGTGACCACAAATCCCGCCTCAGAGGATGCCTCAAATCTGaacggagagacagaggaagacagtgGCCACGAAACCTCCAACAAAGCCTCATCAGAATCTGGCAGCGCTTCTCCCTCAGACTCTTCACCACTAAGCCTCAACACCGGGGACCTCGTCATCATCAAGAGGGAGCCGGAGGACCCGGAGGACCCGGAGGACCCGGACTCCCAGGCAGAGCCACTCGATCTCTCCCTTCCTAAACAAATCGCAGCAGCATTGGAAACTAAAACAGCGACACCCTCCACAAAGCAGCAGGAACAGCCCCTGAACCTGACCTGCCTGAGGAAGGAGCAGCTGGGGGGTCGAACCATCTACGTCACCACACCACAGACGGGAAGAGCGGTCAACATCGTGACTGCCGCACAGTTGCCCACGTTAGTGGCCATCGCCGGTCAGAGCACGGTGAACTGTCTCGGCACCATCAATACCGCGACAAAACGCACCATCCTCATCCCCCAGCTCACCTACACCTATGCCACCCAGGCCGGCAACGCTGCTGGAGCAAAGACTGTTGTACTCAACGGCCATAAG AAGAAGCCGGACAGCAGCTCTGAAAGTGTTTCCACGGTGGAGGAGCAGAATGATTCAGATGCAGCCTCACTGATGAAGAAGCGACGGCTGGAAAATGGCGTGTACCCCTGTGATCTCTGCTCCAAAGTCTTCCAGAAGGGCAGCTCCCTGCTCAGGcacaaatatgaacacacaG GAAAACGGCCCCACGAGTGCAACATCTGTAAGAAGgccttcaaacacaaacaccacctGATCGAACACTCAAGGCTGCACTCCGGTGAGAAACCCTACCAGTGTGATAAATGCGGGAAGCGTTTCTCTCACTCTGGCTCGTACTCCCAGCACATGAACCACCGCTACTCCTACTGCAAGAAGGACGGGCCAAACCCTGGACCCGGCTCAGGTTCAGGGCCACGCAGGGCTCAGTCGGAGCTCAGCAGCCCCAGCGCCGGACCGCAGTCGGACAGTCGGACCACGACGCCGCCCTCCCAACTGGACTCagatgagagggagagcgaggaggacGACGACGACGAGGCCATTTGTATGGATGACATCCGTGTTGTGCAGGTGGACGACGGAGAGTGCGAGATATACGAGGGAAACTTCGATGACACCGACGATGAGGACGGAGAGGACATGGTTGAGGAAGAGatgacacaagaggaagaggcGGATAAAGAGAAGGAGGACGGGGAGTTTGCTTGTGATGTGATGGAGATCGAGTTGGGCGACGATCACATAGTGGAcgaagagatggaggaaaaggaggaagaggcaaGTGCAGATACAGAGGAAATGGCAGACTGTGAAGCAGATACGGACAAAAGCAACAGGGAGGAATCAGAAAGTGCTGaacccacagaggaggacagtgctgaacccacagaggaggacagtgctgaacccacagaggaggacagtgctgaacccacagaggaggacagtgcTGAACCCAAAGGGGAGGACAGTGCTGaacccacagaggaggacagtgctgaacccacagaggaggacagtgcTGAACCCAAAGGGGAGGACAGTGCTGAACCCTTAGAGGAGGACAGTGCTGAACCCAAAGGGGAGGACAGTGCTGAACCCTTAGAGGAGGACAGTGCCGAACCCAAAGGGGAGGACAGCACCAaacccacagaggaggacagtgccgaacccacagaggaggacagtgcCGAACCCTTAGAGGAGGACAGTGCTGAACCCAAAGGGGAGGACAGTGCTGAACCCTTAGAGGAGGACAGTGCCGAACCCAAAGGGGAGGACAGCACCAaacccacagaggaggacagtgccgaacccacagaggaggacagtgctgaacccacagaggaggacagtgcTGAACCCAAAGGGGAGGACAGTGCTGaacccacagaggaggacagtgcTGAACCCAAAGGCGAGGACAATGTAGaacccacagaggaggacagcGCCGAACCCACAGAGGAAGTGGTGACAAAcgccaaataa
- the LOC119011155 gene encoding zinc finger E-box-binding homeobox 1-like isoform X1 translates to MADGPRCKRRKQANPKRSSVTNFNNGLEASSDSDDEDKLHIVEEDSLQEPEAANAEGTMAKDSHDAATTVLPHNGSMNGVKEECVSEEEEEEEEVKDTLVEEILQQGDTAIIYPEAPEDEQSPAETGGADENGTPDSFSQLHTCPYCSRGYKRNASLKEHIKYRHETSEDNYSCSHCSYTFTYRSQLERHMSHHRGSRDQRHVSQSTGGLGGTGGTRKFKCTECSKAFKYKHHLKEHLRIHSGEKPYECSNCKKRFSHSGSYSSHISSKKCVGAAPPNGIPRIKSPPPTTQTSPVVIAPARGILKEKTESKPLQEQLPVTQIKSEPVEYECKTMAAAPATSAGTNGVVNGGTAQPAVVPAATLPQGVAMVVPTVGLMSPISINLNDLQNVLKVAMDGNVLRQVLGTANGVVAQGKQGIVVQQPQQQIISLPAFVDHDGTTKIIINYSISPAAATTATTQPASLVAKNNPPPTVTTAAAPTPSKTDKSPTPEVTDLSIVKTEPESVPIMETEAGTQPEMKTDKTDTHTAPMPKVSSISTCLLCDDCPDNLEALHLLQHRKAANGEAVDSAALDPSFAALLSEAGVTLEEPPVDDLVSLLKTYFTSNANPSEKELSKISESVSIPVDVIRKWFAKMNSGKNVGHNKTIAVSKKTVTTNPASEDASNLNGETEEDSGHETSNKASSESGSASPSDSSPLSLNTGDLVIIKREPEDPEDPEDPDSQAEPLDLSLPKQIAAALETKTATPSTKQQEQPLNLTCLRKEQLGGRTIYVTTPQTGRAVNIVTAAQLPTLVAIAGQSTVNCLGTINTATKRTILIPQLTYTYATQAGNAAGAKTVVLNGHKQKKPDSSSESVSTVEEQNDSDAASLMKKRRLENGVYPCDLCSKVFQKGSSLLRHKYEHTGKRPHECNICKKAFKHKHHLIEHSRLHSGEKPYQCDKCGKRFSHSGSYSQHMNHRYSYCKKDGPNPGPGSGSGPRRAQSELSSPSAGPQSDSRTTTPPSQLDSDERESEEDDDDEAICMDDIRVVQVDDGECEIYEGNFDDTDDEDGEDMVEEEMTQEEEADKEKEDGEFACDVMEIELGDDHIVDEEMEEKEEEASADTEEMADCEADTDKSNREESESAEPTEEDSAEPTEEDSAEPTEEDSAEPTEEDSAEPKGEDSAEPTEEDSAEPTEEDSAEPKGEDSAEPLEEDSAEPKGEDSAEPLEEDSAEPKGEDSTKPTEEDSAEPTEEDSAEPLEEDSAEPKGEDSAEPLEEDSAEPKGEDSTKPTEEDSAEPTEEDSAEPTEEDSAEPKGEDSAEPTEEDSAEPKGEDNVEPTEEDSAEPTEEVVTNAK, encoded by the exons tgacAAACTTCAACAATGGCTTGGAGGCCAGTTCAGACTCGGATGACGAGGACAAGCTACACATTGTGGAGGAGGACAGCCTGCAGGAGCCCGAGGCCGCCAACGCAGAGGGGACTATGGCGAAGGACAGCCATGATGCCGCCACGACAGTATTACCCCACAATGGCTCCATGAATGGAG tgaaagaagagtgtgtgtcagaagaggaggaagaggaggaggaggtgaaggatACACTGGTGGAGGAGATTCTCCAGCAGGGAGACACAGCCATCATCTATCCTGAAGCTCCTGAGGATGAGCAAAGTCCAGCAGAGACAGGAGGCGCTGACGAAAACG GCACACCAGATTCCTTCTCCCAGCTGCACACTTGCCCCTACTGCTCCCGGGGATACAAGCGAAACGCCTCGCTGAAGGAGCACATCAAGTATCGGCACGAGACCAGCGAGGACAACTACAGTTGCTCGCACTGCAGCTACACCTTCACCTACCGCTCGCAGCTTGAGAGGCACATGAGCCACCACAGGGGCTCCAGGGACCAG CGTCACGTTTCCCAGTCGACAGGAGGATTAGGAGGAACAGGTGGAACCCGCAAGTTCAAGTGTACCGAATGTTCCAAGGCCTTCAAATACAAGCACCACCTGAAGGAACACCTGCGCATTCACAGCG GTGAGAAACCGTACGAATGCTCAAACTGCAAGAAGCGATTCTCCCACTCAGGTTCCTACAGCTCCCACATCAGCAGTAAGAAGTGTGTGGGTGCAGCACCCCCTAACGGCATCCCTCGAATCAaatcccccccacccaccacgCAGACCTCACCGGTCGTAATTGCTCCGGCCCGTGGGATTCTTAAAGAGAAAACTGAAAGCAAACCCCTCCAGGAGCAGCTCCCCGTCACCCAGATCAAATCAGAACCTGTGGAATACGAGTGCAAGACGATGGCGGCAGCACCAGCAACTTCAGCCGGTACCAATGGAGTGGTGAACGGAGGGACAGCGCAGCCAGCTGTGGTTCCTGCTGCAACCCTGCCTCAGGGCGTGGCTATGGTCGTACCGACAGTCGGACTCATGTCACCTATAAGCATCAATCTGAATGACTTGCAAAATGTGCTCAAAGTGGCGATGGACGGAAACGTGCTCAGGCAGGTGCTAGGTACGGCTAACGGGGTGGTGGCGCAGGGGAAGCAGGGAATCGTAGTCCAGCAGCCCCAGCAGCAGATCATCAGCCTGCCGGCTTTTGTGGATCACGACGGTACCACAAAGATCATCATCAACTACAGCATCAGCCCTGCAGCCGCCACCACTGCCACTACCCAGCCTGCATCGCTTGTTGCCAAAAACAACCCCCCTCCCACTGTCACCACTGCTGCAGCCCCCACCCCctccaaaacagacaaatcccCAACCCCAGAGGTGACAGACCTCTCCATCGTAAAGACAGAGCCAGAGTCAGTGCCCATCATGGAGACGGAGGCGGGCACACAGCCAGAAATGAAAACTGATaagacagacactcacacagctCCAATGCCAAAAGTCAGCAGCATTAGTACATGTTTACTATGCGACGACTGTCCCGACAACCTGGAGGCGCTACACCTCCTCCAGCACCGCAAAGCAGCCAACGGGGAGGCTGTCGACTCTGCAGCTTTGGACCCCTCGTTCGCCGCTCTGCTGAGCGAAGCGGGCGTGACGCTGGAGGAGCCGCCAGTGGACGACCTCGTCTCGCTCCTCAAGACCTACTTCACCTCCAATGCCAACCCCAGCGAAAAGGAGCTGTCCAAGATATCTGAGTCTGTCAGTATTCCCGTGGATGTGATCAGAAAATGGTTCGCCAAGATGAACTCTGGGAAAAACGTGGGCCACAATAAAACTATAGCGGTTTCCAAAAAGACTGTGACCACAAATCCCGCCTCAGAGGATGCCTCAAATCTGaacggagagacagaggaagacagtgGCCACGAAACCTCCAACAAAGCCTCATCAGAATCTGGCAGCGCTTCTCCCTCAGACTCTTCACCACTAAGCCTCAACACCGGGGACCTCGTCATCATCAAGAGGGAGCCGGAGGACCCGGAGGACCCGGAGGACCCGGACTCCCAGGCAGAGCCACTCGATCTCTCCCTTCCTAAACAAATCGCAGCAGCATTGGAAACTAAAACAGCGACACCCTCCACAAAGCAGCAGGAACAGCCCCTGAACCTGACCTGCCTGAGGAAGGAGCAGCTGGGGGGTCGAACCATCTACGTCACCACACCACAGACGGGAAGAGCGGTCAACATCGTGACTGCCGCACAGTTGCCCACGTTAGTGGCCATCGCCGGTCAGAGCACGGTGAACTGTCTCGGCACCATCAATACCGCGACAAAACGCACCATCCTCATCCCCCAGCTCACCTACACCTATGCCACCCAGGCCGGCAACGCTGCTGGAGCAAAGACTGTTGTACTCAACGGCCATAAG CAGAAGAAGCCGGACAGCAGCTCTGAAAGTGTTTCCACGGTGGAGGAGCAGAATGATTCAGATGCAGCCTCACTGATGAAGAAGCGACGGCTGGAAAATGGCGTGTACCCCTGTGATCTCTGCTCCAAAGTCTTCCAGAAGGGCAGCTCCCTGCTCAGGcacaaatatgaacacacaG GAAAACGGCCCCACGAGTGCAACATCTGTAAGAAGgccttcaaacacaaacaccacctGATCGAACACTCAAGGCTGCACTCCGGTGAGAAACCCTACCAGTGTGATAAATGCGGGAAGCGTTTCTCTCACTCTGGCTCGTACTCCCAGCACATGAACCACCGCTACTCCTACTGCAAGAAGGACGGGCCAAACCCTGGACCCGGCTCAGGTTCAGGGCCACGCAGGGCTCAGTCGGAGCTCAGCAGCCCCAGCGCCGGACCGCAGTCGGACAGTCGGACCACGACGCCGCCCTCCCAACTGGACTCagatgagagggagagcgaggaggacGACGACGACGAGGCCATTTGTATGGATGACATCCGTGTTGTGCAGGTGGACGACGGAGAGTGCGAGATATACGAGGGAAACTTCGATGACACCGACGATGAGGACGGAGAGGACATGGTTGAGGAAGAGatgacacaagaggaagaggcGGATAAAGAGAAGGAGGACGGGGAGTTTGCTTGTGATGTGATGGAGATCGAGTTGGGCGACGATCACATAGTGGAcgaagagatggaggaaaaggaggaagaggcaaGTGCAGATACAGAGGAAATGGCAGACTGTGAAGCAGATACGGACAAAAGCAACAGGGAGGAATCAGAAAGTGCTGaacccacagaggaggacagtgctgaacccacagaggaggacagtgctgaacccacagaggaggacagtgctgaacccacagaggaggacagtgcTGAACCCAAAGGGGAGGACAGTGCTGaacccacagaggaggacagtgctgaacccacagaggaggacagtgcTGAACCCAAAGGGGAGGACAGTGCTGAACCCTTAGAGGAGGACAGTGCTGAACCCAAAGGGGAGGACAGTGCTGAACCCTTAGAGGAGGACAGTGCCGAACCCAAAGGGGAGGACAGCACCAaacccacagaggaggacagtgccgaacccacagaggaggacagtgcCGAACCCTTAGAGGAGGACAGTGCTGAACCCAAAGGGGAGGACAGTGCTGAACCCTTAGAGGAGGACAGTGCCGAACCCAAAGGGGAGGACAGCACCAaacccacagaggaggacagtgccgaacccacagaggaggacagtgctgaacccacagaggaggacagtgcTGAACCCAAAGGGGAGGACAGTGCTGaacccacagaggaggacagtgcTGAACCCAAAGGCGAGGACAATGTAGaacccacagaggaggacagcGCCGAACCCACAGAGGAAGTGGTGACAAAcgccaaataa